One genomic window of Kaistia geumhonensis includes the following:
- the phnE gene encoding phosphonate ABC transporter, permease protein PhnE, translating to MATAVPVLPEPQARALAEAYASAVAARRLRGLAVLVAIVVLALVSGYLAHVRPLTLFANIGNFGSFISRTIPDFSSGNPVADLRAWYWNFPGWLALLGQTILIAYLGTLMGALGAVALCFFASANIALGRGSRIVTRRLLEFCRTVPDIVFALIFVIAFGLGPMAGVFALAIHTTGALGKLFAEVVENIDMKPVEGMRATGASWIQTVRYAVLPQVAPGFASYALLRFEINVRGAGVMGFVGAGGIGQEFLVAIRNFYYSDVSAILLMIIATVIIIDMLTERLRHRLIGFEGAR from the coding sequence TTGGCGACAGCCGTTCCCGTCCTTCCCGAGCCGCAGGCCCGCGCCCTCGCCGAGGCCTATGCCTCGGCCGTCGCCGCGCGGCGGCTGCGCGGTCTCGCCGTCCTGGTCGCGATCGTCGTCCTCGCGCTGGTGAGCGGCTATCTCGCCCATGTCCGGCCGCTGACGCTCTTCGCCAATATCGGCAATTTCGGCAGCTTCATCTCCCGCACCATTCCGGACTTTTCCTCCGGCAATCCGGTCGCCGACCTGAGGGCCTGGTACTGGAACTTCCCCGGCTGGCTGGCGCTGCTCGGCCAGACCATCCTCATCGCCTATCTCGGCACGCTGATGGGCGCGCTCGGCGCCGTCGCGCTCTGCTTCTTCGCCTCCGCCAATATCGCGCTCGGCCGCGGCTCGCGCATCGTGACGCGCCGGCTGCTCGAGTTCTGCCGCACCGTCCCCGACATCGTCTTCGCGCTGATCTTCGTCATCGCCTTCGGCCTCGGCCCGATGGCGGGCGTGTTCGCGCTGGCGATCCACACCACGGGCGCGCTCGGCAAGCTGTTCGCCGAAGTGGTCGAGAACATCGACATGAAGCCGGTCGAGGGCATGCGCGCCACCGGCGCCTCGTGGATCCAGACCGTGCGCTACGCGGTGCTGCCGCAGGTGGCGCCCGGCTTCGCCTCATACGCGCTGCTGCGCTTCGAGATCAATGTCCGCGGCGCCGGCGTCATGGGCTTCGTGGGCGCCGGCGGCATCGGCCAGGAGTTCCTGGTCGCGATCCGCAACTTCTATTATTCCGACGTCAGCGCCATCCTGCTGATGATCATCGCCACGGTGATCATCATCGACATGCTCACCGAGCGGCTCCGCCACCGCCTGATCGGCTTCGAGGGCGCGCGATGA
- the phnE gene encoding phosphonate ABC transporter, permease protein PhnE, with protein sequence MTDATANPRGLGDAARADLDGLKQRHPGGFRASPKNRALAILIPLAMLAVAIVAMVMLDFSLVRILNGLSRLGRFAVLMIPPDPEGRAWAFTIALGETLGIAFLGTLTAAILAFPVAFLAARNVIPNIFVHFGTRRTFDVIRSVDTLIWALMWINVVGLGPFAGVLAIACSDFGSFGKLFSEAIEATDGKASEGVSAAGGSKLHQVRFGLVPGVLPVIASQVLYYFESNTRSATIIGIVGAGGVGIYLTELIRVLELKQVAFLILMILVTVAIIDFISTRLRMAIIGKQKIS encoded by the coding sequence ATGACCGACGCCACCGCCAATCCGCGCGGCCTCGGCGACGCCGCCAGGGCCGATCTCGACGGGCTGAAGCAGCGCCATCCGGGGGGCTTCCGCGCCTCGCCGAAGAACCGCGCCCTCGCCATCCTGATCCCGCTCGCCATGCTGGCGGTGGCGATCGTCGCGATGGTCATGCTCGACTTCTCGCTGGTCCGCATCCTGAACGGCCTGTCGCGGCTCGGCCGCTTCGCCGTGCTGATGATCCCGCCCGACCCCGAAGGCCGCGCCTGGGCCTTCACCATCGCGCTCGGCGAGACGCTCGGCATCGCCTTTCTCGGCACGCTGACCGCCGCGATCCTGGCCTTCCCGGTCGCCTTCCTCGCCGCCCGCAACGTCATCCCGAACATCTTCGTGCATTTCGGCACGCGGCGAACCTTCGACGTCATCCGCTCTGTGGACACGCTCATCTGGGCGCTGATGTGGATCAACGTCGTCGGCCTCGGACCCTTCGCGGGCGTGCTCGCCATCGCCTGCTCCGATTTCGGCTCGTTCGGCAAGCTGTTCTCCGAGGCGATCGAGGCGACCGACGGCAAGGCCTCGGAGGGCGTCTCGGCCGCAGGCGGCTCGAAGCTGCATCAGGTGCGCTTCGGCCTCGTGCCGGGGGTGCTGCCGGTCATCGCCAGCCAGGTGCTCTACTATTTCGAATCCAACACCCGCTCGGCGACCATCATCGGCATCGTCGGGGCCGGCGGCGTCGGCATCTACCTGACCGAGCTCATCCGCGTGCTCGAACTGAAGCAGGTCGCCTTCCTGATCCTGATGATCCTCGTCACGGTCGCGATCATCGACTTCATCTCGACGCGCCTGCGCATGGCGATCATCGGCAAGCAGAAGATCAGCTGA
- the phnC gene encoding phosphonate ABC transporter ATP-binding protein, producing the protein MLVLDDVSRQFNNKTAVAGVSLSIPAGSFVGVIGRSGAGKSTLLRMVNRLVDPTSGSIRFGDVDVTRLDGKALRDWRARCAMIFQQFNLVGRLDVLTNVLMGRLSKVPTARSLLRLWSEEDRAIALAALEQFDIAQLAAQRADSLSGGQQQRVAIARALVQEPDAILADEPIASLDPRNTKVVMDALLRINRHYGITVVCNLHSLDLARGYCDRLIGMSAGRVVFDGAPQMLTEDVARDLYGLEAGEALGHAPAPEPRAGLIGAPAAALI; encoded by the coding sequence ATGCTCGTGCTGGACGATGTCTCGCGTCAGTTCAACAACAAGACCGCCGTCGCGGGAGTGAGCCTCTCCATTCCGGCCGGCTCCTTCGTCGGCGTGATCGGCCGGTCTGGCGCCGGCAAATCGACGCTGCTGCGCATGGTCAACCGCCTCGTCGACCCGACCTCGGGCTCGATCCGCTTCGGCGATGTCGACGTGACGCGGCTCGACGGCAAGGCGCTGCGCGACTGGCGCGCCCGCTGCGCCATGATCTTCCAGCAGTTCAATCTCGTCGGCCGTCTCGACGTGCTGACCAATGTGCTGATGGGCCGCCTTTCCAAGGTGCCGACGGCCCGCTCGCTGCTCCGCCTCTGGAGCGAGGAGGACCGCGCGATCGCGCTCGCGGCGCTCGAGCAGTTCGACATCGCGCAGCTCGCCGCCCAGCGCGCCGACAGCCTTTCCGGCGGCCAGCAGCAGCGCGTCGCCATCGCCCGCGCCCTCGTCCAGGAGCCGGATGCGATCCTGGCCGACGAGCCGATCGCCTCGCTCGATCCGCGCAACACCAAGGTCGTGATGGATGCGCTGCTGCGCATCAATCGCCACTACGGCATCACGGTCGTCTGCAACCTGCATTCGCTCGATCTCGCGCGCGGCTATTGCGACCGCCTGATCGGCATGTCGGCCGGCCGCGTCGTCTTCGACGGGGCGCCGCAGATGCTCACCGAAGATGTCGCCCGCGACCTCTACGGCCTCGAAGCCGGCGAGGCGCTCGGCCATGCGCCGGCGCCCGAACCGAGGGCGGGTCTCATCGGCGCGCCTGCCGCCGCCCTGATCTGA
- the phnD gene encoding phosphonate ABC transporter substrate-binding protein, whose translation MLNRRTLFGAALASLALAGVAHAADDWKAQYPELTLAVIPAENASTTTDRYQPLTAYLSKELGVPVKLAVATDYAAVIEAQRAGNAQIAFYGPASYARAVLTGVETEPVAVSRHSNGLTGYYSVIYTLANGPYKSIDDLKGKKLALVDPNSTSGNNAPRFFLHRDGKDVDTFFGEAVFAGSHDNAVLALAQGTVDAAANSWNSEDDSNLTRMITKGVLKDADGNPMKKEDFRIVFKSDFLPEGPYSVLASLPADLKEKIKTAFLEMPEKDKAAFDGLSDGKDIEFAAISAADYQPVVEMVKFNDEQRKKGS comes from the coding sequence ATGCTGAACCGCCGCACCCTTTTCGGCGCCGCCCTTGCGAGCCTCGCGCTCGCCGGCGTCGCGCACGCTGCCGACGACTGGAAGGCGCAGTATCCCGAGCTGACGCTCGCCGTCATCCCGGCCGAGAACGCCTCGACGACGACCGACCGCTACCAGCCGCTGACGGCCTATCTGTCGAAGGAGCTGGGCGTTCCGGTGAAGCTCGCCGTCGCGACCGACTACGCCGCCGTCATCGAGGCGCAGCGCGCCGGCAACGCGCAGATCGCCTTCTACGGCCCCGCGTCCTATGCCCGCGCCGTGCTCACCGGCGTCGAGACCGAGCCGGTCGCTGTCTCGCGTCATTCCAACGGCCTGACGGGCTATTATTCGGTCATCTACACGCTGGCCAACGGCCCCTACAAGTCGATCGACGACCTCAAGGGCAAGAAGCTCGCCCTCGTCGACCCGAATTCGACCTCGGGCAACAACGCGCCGCGCTTCTTCCTGCATCGCGACGGCAAGGACGTCGACACGTTCTTCGGCGAGGCGGTCTTCGCGGGCAGCCATGACAACGCCGTGCTGGCACTGGCGCAGGGTACCGTCGACGCCGCCGCCAATTCCTGGAATTCGGAAGACGATTCCAACCTGACGCGCATGATCACCAAGGGCGTGCTCAAGGACGCCGACGGCAATCCGATGAAGAAGGAAGACTTCCGCATCGTCTTCAAGTCGGACTTCCTGCCGGAGGGCCCGTATTCGGTGCTCGCCTCGCTGCCGGCCGACCTCAAGGAAAAGATCAAGACCGCCTTCCTCGAGATGCCGGAGAAGGACAAGGCCGCGTTCGACGGTCTCTCGGACGGCAAGGACATCGAGTTCGCCGCGATCTCGGCCGCCGACTACCAGCCGGTTGTCGAGATGGTGAAGTTCAACGACGAGCAGCGCAAGAAGGGCTCCTGA
- a CDS encoding acyltransferase family protein → MMKTVGSVLDANRGVGPGFGLLRLILAVSVIFVHCSLVDGGANAEAWWPYGARWGLANMAVPAFFVLSGFLVAGSMARSRVDTFLVNRVLRLVPALAVLVVVTALVVGPLVTSLSPAAYFGDRGFLTFFFNVLGRHQDTLPGVFEQNPEHIVNGSLWTLSHEMSCYILLCLLTGAGVFRRRALVLAFALGLYAAANIIWLADRAGIALPHHELLTYVFVTRGAAKLVPLFLVGVLAWQYRASIPLHWLPAVLSGAGLVAVAMAGDQSWAEMPPVWVLTAPMFAYVAIYLGLANWFVIPLLVGVDYSYGVYLYGFTVQQTLLHLMPGIGNYWLFFAISIVPTVILAMLSWHFVEKPALGLRHALQDRVVRLVDGIAALLPERLSARLSRAEAR, encoded by the coding sequence ATGATGAAGACGGTCGGCAGTGTCCTCGATGCGAACAGGGGTGTCGGCCCGGGCTTCGGCCTGTTGCGGCTGATCCTCGCCGTGTCGGTGATCTTCGTCCATTGCTCGCTCGTCGATGGCGGGGCCAATGCCGAGGCCTGGTGGCCCTATGGCGCGCGCTGGGGGCTCGCCAACATGGCCGTGCCGGCCTTCTTCGTGCTCAGCGGCTTCCTCGTCGCCGGCAGCATGGCGCGCAGTCGCGTCGATACGTTCCTGGTCAACAGGGTCCTGCGCCTCGTGCCCGCGCTCGCCGTCCTGGTGGTCGTGACGGCGCTCGTCGTCGGTCCTCTGGTCACGTCGCTGTCGCCCGCCGCCTATTTCGGCGACCGCGGCTTCCTGACCTTCTTCTTCAACGTGCTCGGCCGCCATCAGGACACGCTGCCCGGCGTGTTCGAGCAAAACCCGGAACACATCGTCAACGGGTCGCTCTGGACGCTCTCGCACGAGATGAGCTGCTACATCCTCCTGTGCTTGCTCACCGGCGCCGGCGTGTTCCGGCGGCGGGCGCTCGTGCTCGCCTTTGCCCTCGGCCTCTACGCCGCGGCCAACATCATCTGGCTCGCCGACCGCGCCGGCATCGCGCTGCCGCATCACGAACTGCTGACCTATGTCTTCGTCACGCGCGGCGCCGCCAAGCTCGTCCCCCTCTTCCTCGTCGGCGTGCTCGCCTGGCAATACCGCGCGTCGATCCCGCTGCACTGGCTCCCCGCGGTCCTGTCCGGAGCCGGCCTCGTGGCGGTCGCCATGGCCGGCGACCAGAGCTGGGCAGAGATGCCGCCGGTCTGGGTTCTGACCGCGCCGATGTTCGCCTATGTCGCGATCTATCTCGGTCTCGCGAACTGGTTCGTCATCCCGCTTCTCGTCGGGGTCGACTACTCCTATGGCGTCTATCTCTACGGCTTCACGGTGCAGCAGACGCTGCTGCATCTGATGCCCGGCATCGGCAATTACTGGCTGTTCTTCGCCATCAGCATCGTGCCGACCGTCATCCTGGCGATGCTCTCGTGGCACTTCGTGGAGAAGCCGGCGCTCGGCCTGCGCCACGCGCTGCAAGACCGGGTCGTCCGCCTCGTCGACGGGATCGCGGCCCTGCTTCCCGAGCGGCTGAGCGCCCGCCTCAGCCGCGCCGAGGCACGCTGA
- a CDS encoding GumC family protein, whose translation MASIDVMELVAVVLRRYPVVLGFGLLFLVLAAAYIHRQTPVYRSTVEILVDPQGLQVVGRDILPTDSSASMDFANVDTQPLIIASTNVLSEVIRRLDLEHDPFFAGTMASWPEDRAATVSPRFVHVLDMLRARVVVHRVDPSLVFQVTVTHDDPDRAAEIANTISVVYLEQSREARLTAARQANDTLLTQAASLRSQFEAAQHRVEAFRAENGLVATGQGGLVVNQRLQDLTSRLTAASAEVAQLEARRNQVRGLDLAVVEAGGIPEAVSSPTITALRTQYGLVIQRQAELARTLGPNHPALQRADSERDALARLIDAEVSRIKQSIEADYARAKENLAALKAQELALTQTQASSNTAEIRARELQGDADAIQSVYNAVLNRTKELDLQQQIQTSNSRVISPAVPPIKAAAPPKSIVLAAGTLFGLIVGVGVAFAIDFFASDPVSKLRGISGSLGTELVGLLPSRRHRWFKRKGQAVVDPADPDGADREALLPAAQALAIHLTDQLPATILIIEAGPVANGPRVARGLAGALADLGEETLLCSADDMSTMLRVERSALSMLTRSHETRFAGEGTALAELRRHRTDRDGQEFILIDGGSSRDTRTLAASFGYVDAVIVVATTGVSSSEDVRDLIASLGPLASVAIGVVGVVDR comes from the coding sequence TTGGCCTCCATCGACGTGATGGAGCTGGTCGCGGTCGTGCTGCGCCGCTACCCCGTCGTGCTCGGCTTCGGGCTGCTCTTCCTCGTGCTCGCGGCCGCCTACATTCACCGTCAGACCCCGGTCTATCGCTCGACGGTCGAGATCCTCGTCGATCCGCAAGGCCTTCAGGTCGTGGGGCGCGACATCCTGCCGACCGACAGCTCGGCCTCGATGGATTTCGCCAATGTCGATACGCAGCCGCTGATCATCGCCTCCACCAATGTCCTTTCCGAGGTCATCCGGAGGCTCGATCTCGAGCATGACCCCTTCTTCGCCGGCACCATGGCCAGTTGGCCCGAGGATCGCGCGGCGACCGTGAGCCCGCGCTTCGTGCATGTTCTCGACATGCTGCGCGCGCGCGTCGTGGTGCACCGGGTCGATCCGTCGCTGGTCTTCCAGGTGACGGTCACGCATGACGATCCTGACAGGGCGGCCGAGATCGCCAATACGATATCGGTGGTCTATCTGGAGCAGAGCCGCGAAGCGCGGCTGACCGCGGCCCGGCAGGCCAATGACACACTGTTGACGCAGGCAGCGTCGCTGCGCAGCCAGTTCGAGGCTGCGCAGCATCGCGTAGAGGCGTTCCGCGCCGAAAACGGGCTCGTGGCGACCGGCCAGGGCGGTCTCGTCGTGAACCAGCGCCTGCAGGATCTGACCAGCCGCCTCACCGCTGCGAGTGCCGAGGTTGCGCAGCTCGAAGCGCGGCGAAACCAGGTGCGCGGCCTCGATCTCGCAGTCGTCGAGGCCGGCGGCATTCCCGAAGCGGTGAGTTCGCCGACCATCACGGCGCTCAGGACGCAATACGGCCTCGTCATCCAGCGCCAGGCCGAGCTGGCGCGGACGCTCGGTCCCAACCATCCCGCGCTCCAGCGCGCCGATTCCGAGCGCGATGCGCTGGCTCGGCTGATCGATGCCGAGGTGTCGCGCATCAAGCAGTCGATCGAGGCCGACTATGCCCGCGCCAAAGAAAATCTTGCTGCCCTGAAGGCGCAGGAACTGGCGCTGACGCAGACGCAAGCCTCGAGCAACACTGCAGAAATCCGCGCCCGTGAACTGCAGGGCGACGCCGACGCCATCCAGAGCGTCTACAACGCCGTCCTGAACCGCACCAAGGAACTGGACCTCCAGCAGCAGATCCAGACCAGCAATTCCCGCGTCATTTCGCCGGCCGTGCCGCCGATCAAGGCCGCGGCGCCGCCGAAGTCGATCGTGCTCGCGGCCGGAACGCTGTTCGGCCTCATCGTCGGTGTCGGGGTCGCCTTCGCCATCGATTTCTTCGCCTCGGACCCCGTCTCGAAGCTGCGCGGTATCAGCGGCAGTCTCGGCACCGAACTCGTCGGGCTGCTGCCCTCGCGCCGCCACCGCTGGTTCAAGCGCAAGGGGCAGGCCGTGGTCGATCCGGCCGATCCGGACGGCGCGGACAGGGAGGCACTTCTTCCGGCGGCACAGGCACTTGCGATCCATCTGACGGACCAGCTGCCGGCGACGATCCTCATCATCGAGGCGGGGCCGGTCGCAAACGGGCCGCGCGTCGCGCGGGGATTGGCGGGAGCGCTCGCCGATCTCGGCGAGGAGACGCTGCTCTGCTCGGCCGACGACATGTCGACCATGCTGCGCGTCGAACGGTCGGCGCTCTCGATGCTAACCCGCTCTCATGAAACGCGTTTTGCCGGCGAGGGCACGGCGCTGGCCGAGCTTCGCCGCCACCGGACCGACCGCGACGGCCAGGAATTCATCCTGATCGACGGCGGTTCCTCGCGCGATACGCGGACGCTTGCCGCCAGTTTCGGCTATGTCGACGCGGTGATCGTGGTCGCGACCACAGGGGTGAGCAGCAGCGAGGATGTGCGCGATCTCATCGCCTCGCTCGGCCCGCTGGCCTCGGTTGCGATCGGCGTCGTCGGCGTCGTCGACCGCTGA
- a CDS encoding glycosyltransferase codes for MRILMAAAAFPPFMDGGGPVSAMLVAKLLTGAGHELRVLNVADEAKDEVFDGIPVRRLSTLNLYWNYRVPRPAWKKAAWHALENFNPRAYAAMRREIRDFSPDLVVTDSIENVNVATWAAARGAGIPVCHILRSTFLLCWKGSMMKGDRNCAGACTSCKATSIGKKAMSRFVDGVVGETDFIIARHTDAGYFPHAERRRIPGVVPRLMASAPRSAAVGRPLNVGFIGVHTPMKGPHVLAEAARALAGRADLRFLVAGSGQGDYAASLGAAFPAATTRFLGWTDPNDFFPQIDVLVVPSLFQEPFGRVIVEAFAHGVPVIGARSGGIGETIEDGANGLSVPPGDASALAAAIARLADDREVVARFSAGALSSARRYLPPVLAASYGELFDRLVGRRGIPALATQGLSR; via the coding sequence ATGCGGATCCTGATGGCAGCGGCCGCCTTTCCGCCCTTCATGGACGGCGGCGGACCGGTCTCGGCCATGCTGGTAGCCAAATTGCTCACCGGTGCCGGCCACGAATTGCGCGTCCTCAATGTCGCCGACGAGGCGAAGGACGAGGTCTTCGACGGCATTCCCGTCCGCCGACTGTCGACGCTCAATCTCTACTGGAACTACCGCGTGCCGCGGCCGGCCTGGAAGAAGGCGGCCTGGCATGCGCTGGAGAACTTCAATCCGCGCGCCTATGCCGCCATGCGGCGCGAGATCCGGGATTTTTCGCCCGATCTGGTGGTGACCGACAGCATCGAGAACGTCAATGTCGCCACCTGGGCCGCGGCGCGCGGGGCCGGCATCCCTGTCTGTCACATCCTGCGCAGCACGTTCCTTCTGTGCTGGAAGGGCAGCATGATGAAGGGCGATCGGAACTGCGCCGGGGCCTGCACCTCCTGCAAGGCGACATCGATCGGCAAGAAGGCGATGAGCCGCTTCGTCGACGGCGTCGTCGGGGAGACCGACTTCATCATCGCGCGGCACACCGACGCCGGCTATTTTCCGCATGCCGAACGGCGGCGGATCCCCGGCGTGGTGCCAAGGTTGATGGCGAGCGCGCCGCGGTCGGCGGCCGTCGGACGGCCGCTCAATGTGGGCTTCATCGGCGTCCACACGCCGATGAAGGGGCCGCATGTGCTGGCCGAGGCTGCCCGCGCCCTCGCTGGCCGCGCCGATCTCCGCTTTCTCGTCGCCGGCAGCGGCCAGGGCGACTATGCCGCCTCGCTCGGGGCCGCGTTCCCGGCTGCGACCACCCGCTTTCTCGGATGGACCGATCCGAACGACTTCTTCCCGCAGATCGATGTGCTGGTCGTCCCTTCGCTCTTCCAGGAGCCGTTCGGACGCGTGATCGTCGAGGCCTTCGCCCATGGCGTGCCCGTCATCGGCGCGCGCTCGGGCGGCATCGGAGAGACGATCGAGGACGGCGCCAACGGCCTTTCGGTTCCGCCCGGCGATGCGTCGGCGCTCGCCGCAGCCATCGCGCGGCTGGCAGATGATCGCGAAGTGGTCGCCCGCTTCTCCGCGGGAGCGCTTTCGTCGGCGCGCCGTTATCTGCCGCCCGTCCTCGCCGCCTCCTATGGCGAATTGTTCGACCGCCTCGTCGGCAGGCGCGGCATCCCCGCCCTCGCCACCCAGGGACTCTCCCGATGA
- a CDS encoding DapH/DapD/GlmU-related protein — MRLRETPTIDPTARVANCVLGRYTEVGAGCDLAEVELGDYSYISRSSEAIYTTIGKFCSIAADVRINPGNHPHWRASQSHFTYRASYYFDGEEDETAFFDWRRGQPVTIGHDVWIGHGVVILPGVTIGTGAIVGAGAVVRKDVGAYEIAVGVPSRTVKRRFPEAVAERLLALAWWDWPHERLHAALQDFRALSVEAFLERHGG, encoded by the coding sequence ATGCGCCTTCGCGAGACCCCGACCATCGATCCGACGGCGCGCGTCGCCAATTGCGTGCTCGGCCGCTACACCGAGGTGGGCGCCGGATGCGACCTCGCCGAGGTCGAGCTCGGCGACTATTCCTATATCTCGCGCTCGAGCGAGGCGATCTACACGACGATCGGCAAGTTCTGCTCCATCGCCGCCGACGTCCGCATCAATCCCGGCAACCACCCGCACTGGCGCGCCTCGCAATCGCACTTCACCTACCGCGCGTCCTATTATTTCGACGGCGAAGAAGACGAGACGGCGTTCTTCGACTGGCGGCGCGGCCAGCCGGTCACGATCGGCCATGACGTCTGGATCGGCCATGGCGTCGTGATCCTGCCCGGCGTCACGATCGGCACGGGCGCGATCGTGGGCGCCGGCGCCGTCGTGCGAAAGGATGTCGGGGCCTACGAGATCGCGGTCGGCGTTCCTTCGCGGACGGTGAAGCGACGCTTCCCGGAAGCCGTCGCCGAACGGCTGCTCGCCCTTGCCTGGTGGGACTGGCCGCATGAGCGGCTGCACGCCGCGCTTCAGGATTTCCGCGCGCTCTCCGTCGAGGCCTTCCTCGAGCGGCACGGCGGCTGA
- a CDS encoding UDP-phosphate alpha N-acetylglucosaminyltransferase, protein MRSFATGRVDPAYGRFDADALRERVHEPVITAILVGALTFNLLLCLVNTVAFRISDTLVMGSEMLLVSAAFVMAVNRGVSLWLILGIFMSYMLLLMAMRPAIDLKSVRDFLIPITFYALGRRYADIRLADRAALISGFIVLGFGLFEYFFLDIYIKYFNIIAYYVARGTVAASDVTGESGLFASGLRPDARTILPFLGQHRVSSVFLEPVSAGNFGAILYVWALVRKDMRWRKLLFALAAMPIILADARFGLYVCIAATAIHLSPIRPPRLVWYVLPMAIMLALAIYGFTSAQVNWQNDLSGRLLWTARLLTSLDVHAAFGISPDKPFLSDSGYAMTLSEIGIIGAVGFWTLFIFAREDNPDAWRLKVLVATYLCLLLLISDSPYSIKTAALVWFMVGTYDAFVPKVGTRPGVSVPRRG, encoded by the coding sequence ATGCGCTCCTTCGCCACCGGCCGCGTCGATCCCGCCTATGGCCGCTTCGATGCCGATGCGCTCCGCGAGCGGGTGCACGAGCCGGTGATCACGGCGATCCTCGTCGGGGCGCTCACCTTCAACCTCTTGCTCTGCCTCGTGAATACGGTGGCTTTCCGCATCTCCGACACGCTCGTCATGGGATCGGAAATGCTGCTCGTCAGCGCCGCCTTCGTGATGGCGGTCAATCGCGGCGTCTCGCTGTGGCTGATCCTCGGCATCTTCATGAGCTACATGCTGCTGCTCATGGCGATGCGGCCGGCGATCGATCTGAAGTCGGTGCGCGACTTCCTGATCCCCATCACCTTCTATGCGCTCGGCCGCCGCTATGCCGACATCCGGCTCGCCGATCGCGCAGCCCTGATCTCCGGCTTCATCGTGCTCGGTTTCGGCTTGTTCGAGTACTTCTTTCTCGACATTTATATCAAGTATTTCAACATAATTGCATATTATGTGGCACGCGGAACGGTGGCGGCGAGCGACGTCACCGGGGAGTCAGGGCTCTTTGCCAGCGGGCTGCGTCCGGACGCGCGGACGATCCTTCCCTTCCTCGGCCAGCACCGCGTGTCGTCGGTGTTCCTCGAGCCGGTCTCGGCCGGCAATTTCGGGGCGATCCTCTATGTCTGGGCGCTGGTGCGCAAGGACATGCGCTGGCGGAAGCTCCTCTTCGCTCTGGCCGCCATGCCGATCATCCTGGCCGATGCGCGGTTCGGCCTTTATGTCTGCATCGCCGCGACGGCGATCCACCTTTCGCCGATCCGCCCGCCGCGCCTCGTCTGGTATGTGCTGCCGATGGCGATCATGCTGGCGCTGGCCATCTATGGCTTCACGAGTGCGCAGGTGAACTGGCAGAACGACCTCTCAGGCCGGCTGCTCTGGACGGCGCGCCTTCTGACCTCGCTCGATGTCCACGCCGCCTTCGGCATCTCGCCGGACAAGCCGTTCCTGTCGGACTCGGGCTATGCGATGACGCTGAGCGAGATCGGCATTATTGGCGCGGTCGGCTTCTGGACGCTGTTCATCTTCGCGCGCGAGGACAATCCGGATGCCTGGCGGCTCAAGGTGCTGGTAGCGACCTATCTCTGCCTGCTCTTGCTGATCTCGGACTCGCCCTATTCGATCAAAACCGCCGCGCTGGTCTGGTTCATGGTCGGCACCTACGACGCCTTCGTTCCCAAGGTCGGCACGCGGCCGGGCGTCAGCGTGCCTCGGCGCGGCTGA
- a CDS encoding WecB/TagA/CpsF family glycosyltransferase, with translation MPYASREKVLQTIDRSFHDRSQIRIAFCNANTMVSALRSPAYVETLSRFLVLNDGVGLDICSSLFMGHGFEDNLNGTDLVPDILAAASKPVSIYLLGAKPEVVAEAARQLGERFPRHRVAGFHHGYLRPADEAGVIAEINASGADLLLVAMGNPLQEIFIARNAAALKVPVLVGVGALFDFISGTVPRAPGWMRAARLEWLFRLMQEPKRLGWRYTGGLAIFLAQILRLRVARLAVKPADRAREIEALPKRLRPEI, from the coding sequence GTGCCCTATGCCTCCCGCGAAAAAGTGCTTCAGACGATCGACAGGTCGTTCCACGACCGCAGCCAGATCCGGATCGCGTTCTGTAACGCGAATACCATGGTCTCGGCGCTGCGTTCGCCGGCCTATGTCGAGACGCTGTCGCGCTTTCTCGTCCTCAATGACGGCGTCGGCCTCGACATCTGCTCGTCGCTCTTCATGGGCCACGGCTTCGAGGACAATCTGAACGGCACCGATCTCGTGCCGGACATCCTTGCCGCCGCCTCGAAGCCAGTCTCGATCTACCTGCTCGGCGCGAAGCCCGAGGTCGTCGCCGAGGCAGCGCGGCAGCTTGGCGAGCGCTTTCCGCGCCACCGCGTTGCCGGCTTCCATCACGGCTACCTGCGTCCCGCCGACGAGGCGGGGGTGATCGCCGAGATCAACGCCTCCGGAGCCGACCTGCTGCTCGTCGCGATGGGCAATCCGCTGCAGGAAATCTTCATCGCCCGCAACGCCGCCGCGCTGAAAGTGCCGGTGCTGGTCGGCGTCGGCGCCCTGTTCGATTTCATCAGCGGCACGGTGCCCCGCGCACCCGGCTGGATGCGTGCGGCGCGGCTCGAATGGCTGTTCCGCCTGATGCAGGAGCCGAAGCGGCTCGGCTGGCGGTACACCGGCGGGCTCGCGATCTTCCTGGCGCAGATCCTGCGCCTCCGCGTCGCCCGTCTTGCCGTGAAGCCGGCCGACCGGGCGCGTGAGATCGAGGCGCTGCCGAAGCGCCTCAGACCCGAAATCTGA